Proteins from one Mycolicibacter virginiensis genomic window:
- a CDS encoding O-methyltransferase gives MSLKRRLPFLRWSFLRMATGARNIVTTGQIGDGREAAAVDFVLANARAGDIDDVLARIDEFAYEKSLLINIGDEKGLLLDAAVQRVNPALALELGTYCGYSALRIARAAPSARVYSIELAEANAANARRIWAHAGVADRVTCVVGTIGDGGRTLDTLTAKHGFAAGGLDFLFIDHDKDAYLPDLQAILDRGWLHPGAVVVADNVKLPGAPRYREYMQAQQGSRWDTTEHRTHVEYQSLLHDLVLESTYLGG, from the coding sequence ATGAGCCTCAAACGACGTCTCCCCTTCCTGCGGTGGTCGTTCCTGCGGATGGCCACCGGTGCGCGCAACATCGTCACGACGGGCCAGATCGGCGACGGCCGCGAGGCCGCAGCGGTCGACTTCGTGCTGGCCAACGCCCGGGCCGGCGACATCGACGACGTGCTCGCCCGAATCGACGAGTTCGCCTACGAGAAGTCTTTGCTGATCAATATCGGCGACGAGAAGGGCCTGCTGCTCGACGCCGCGGTGCAGCGGGTCAATCCGGCGCTGGCGCTGGAGCTGGGCACCTACTGCGGCTACAGCGCGCTGCGGATCGCGCGCGCGGCACCGTCGGCGCGGGTCTACTCGATCGAGTTGGCCGAGGCCAACGCCGCCAACGCCCGGCGGATCTGGGCGCACGCGGGAGTGGCCGACCGGGTGACCTGTGTGGTGGGCACCATCGGCGACGGCGGTCGCACGCTGGACACCTTGACCGCCAAGCACGGCTTTGCCGCCGGCGGGCTGGACTTCTTGTTCATCGACCACGACAAGGACGCCTACCTGCCCGACCTGCAGGCCATCCTCGACCGGGGCTGGTTGCATCCGGGGGCGGTGGTGGTGGCCGACAACGTCAAGCTGCCGGGTGCGCCGCGCTACCGCGAGTACATGCAGGCCCAGCAGGGTTCGCGGTGGGACACCACCGAGCACCGCACCCACGTGGAGTATCAGAGCCTGCTGCACGACCTGGTGCTCGAGTCGACCTACCTGGGCGGATAG
- a CDS encoding ParA family protein, with product MSDDDTPDVGLTGRPPRNIPEPQPRSTHGPAKVIAMCNQKGGVGKTTSTINLGAALAEYGRRVLLVDLDPQGALSAGLGVPHYDLAHTVHNLLVEPRVGIDDVLVQTSVENLDLVPSNIDLSAAEIQLVNEVGREHSLARALTPVLDRYDYLLIDCQPSLGLLTVNGLACADGVVIPTECEYFSLRGLALLTDTVDKVRDRLNPKLEISGILLTRYDPRTVNSREVMSRVVERFGDLVFDTVITRTVRFPETTVAGEPITTWAPKSGGAQAYRALAREVIDRFGA from the coding sequence ATGAGCGACGACGACACTCCCGACGTCGGCTTGACCGGACGTCCGCCGCGGAATATCCCCGAGCCGCAGCCCCGTTCGACGCACGGGCCGGCCAAGGTCATCGCGATGTGCAACCAGAAGGGCGGCGTCGGCAAGACGACCTCCACCATCAACCTCGGGGCCGCGCTGGCCGAGTACGGCCGCCGGGTGCTGCTGGTCGACCTGGACCCGCAGGGCGCGCTGTCGGCGGGCCTGGGGGTACCGCACTACGACCTCGCGCACACCGTGCACAACCTGCTGGTCGAACCGCGGGTCGGTATCGACGACGTGCTGGTGCAGACCTCGGTGGAGAATCTGGACCTGGTGCCCTCCAACATCGACCTGTCCGCGGCCGAGATCCAGCTGGTCAACGAGGTGGGGCGCGAGCATTCCCTGGCGCGGGCACTGACCCCGGTGCTGGACCGCTACGACTACCTGTTGATCGACTGCCAGCCGTCGCTGGGCCTGCTCACCGTCAACGGCCTGGCCTGCGCCGACGGCGTGGTGATCCCGACCGAATGCGAATACTTCTCGCTGCGCGGCCTGGCACTGCTGACCGACACCGTCGACAAGGTCCGCGACCGGCTCAACCCGAAGCTGGAGATCAGCGGCATTCTGCTGACCCGTTACGACCCGCGCACGGTCAACTCCCGCGAGGTGATGTCGCGAGTGGTGGAGCGCTTCGGCGACCTGGTGTTCGACACCGTCATCACCCGCACCGTGCGCTTCCCCGAGACCACCGTCGCCGGCGAGCCCATCACCACCTGGGCGCCGAAGTCCGGCGGCGCGCAGGCCTATCGTGCGTTGGCCCGCGAAGTCATTGACCGATTCGGCGCGTGA
- a CDS encoding segregation/condensation protein A, protein MNADTETADAPADASGFQVRLTNFEGPFDLLLQLIFAHRLDVTEVALHQVTDDFIAYTRDVGAQLELEETTAFLVIAATLLDLKAARLLPAGQVDDEEDLALLEVRDLLFARLLQYRAFKHVAQMFAELEAAALRSYPRAVSLEDNFANLLPEVMIGVDAESFAQIAAAAFTPRPAPVVGLEHLHQVMVSVPEQAGVVLRLLEARGTGQWASFSELVADCSMPIEIVGRFLALLELYRARAVAFEQSEPLGVLQVSWTGESPTSGELVDLVKAESAE, encoded by the coding sequence GTGAACGCCGACACTGAGACGGCCGACGCCCCCGCTGATGCAAGCGGCTTCCAGGTCCGGCTGACCAACTTCGAGGGTCCGTTCGACCTGCTGCTGCAGCTGATCTTCGCGCACCGGCTCGACGTCACCGAGGTGGCGCTGCACCAGGTCACCGACGACTTCATCGCCTACACCCGCGACGTCGGCGCGCAGCTGGAGCTCGAAGAGACCACCGCCTTTCTGGTGATCGCCGCGACGCTGCTCGACCTCAAGGCGGCCCGGCTGCTGCCGGCCGGTCAGGTCGACGACGAAGAAGACCTGGCACTGCTCGAGGTCCGTGACCTGCTGTTCGCGCGGCTGCTGCAATACCGGGCGTTCAAGCACGTCGCGCAGATGTTCGCCGAGCTGGAAGCCGCCGCGCTGCGCAGCTACCCGCGTGCGGTGTCGCTGGAAGACAACTTCGCCAACCTGCTTCCCGAAGTGATGATCGGTGTCGACGCCGAGTCGTTCGCCCAGATCGCGGCGGCCGCGTTCACCCCGCGCCCGGCCCCGGTGGTGGGCCTCGAGCACCTGCATCAGGTGATGGTGTCGGTTCCCGAGCAGGCCGGTGTGGTGTTGCGGCTGTTGGAGGCCCGCGGCACGGGGCAGTGGGCGTCGTTCTCCGAACTGGTCGCCGACTGCTCGATGCCGATCGAGATCGTCGGCCGCTTCCTGGCGCTGCTCGAACTGTATCGGGCCCGGGCGGTAGCATTTGAGCAGTCAGAACCACTTGGTGTGCTCCAGGTGTCGTGGACCGGGGAGAGTCCCACCTCGGGAGAGCTAGTAGACCTGGTGAAAGCAGAATCGGCCGAGTAG
- the scpB gene encoding SMC-Scp complex subunit ScpB produces the protein MTDHMPDSEVAEDFEAPEGPEAPEAADAVEDHEDHEGAEESASPSGSNLGIDVALAPELEDAELGSVLEALLLVVDTPVAVEALAAATDQPVYRITAKLRTMADEFTERDSGIDLREAGGGWRLYTRARFAPYVERLLLDGARSKLTRAALETLAVVAYRQPVTRARVSAVRGVNVDAVIRTLVARGLITEAGTDPDSGAVTFATTELFLERLGLSSLTDLPDIAPLLPDVDVIDDLSESLDSEPRFMKLGGAPASDQPLAFDVDHL, from the coding sequence ATGACTGACCACATGCCCGACTCCGAAGTGGCGGAGGATTTCGAGGCACCTGAGGGACCTGAGGCACCTGAGGCTGCCGACGCTGTGGAAGACCACGAAGACCACGAAGGCGCCGAGGAATCCGCCAGCCCGTCGGGCTCCAATCTGGGTATCGACGTCGCCCTGGCACCCGAACTCGAGGACGCCGAGCTGGGATCGGTGCTCGAGGCGCTGCTGCTGGTCGTGGACACCCCGGTGGCCGTGGAGGCACTGGCGGCCGCCACCGATCAACCGGTCTACCGGATCACCGCCAAGCTGCGGACGATGGCCGACGAGTTCACCGAACGCGACAGCGGCATCGACTTGCGCGAGGCCGGCGGCGGCTGGCGGCTGTACACCCGCGCCCGATTCGCACCGTACGTGGAGCGGCTGCTGCTCGACGGCGCCCGCTCCAAGCTGACTCGTGCGGCGCTGGAGACGCTGGCCGTGGTGGCCTACCGCCAGCCCGTGACGCGAGCCCGCGTCAGCGCGGTGCGCGGCGTCAATGTCGATGCGGTGATCCGAACCCTGGTGGCGCGCGGCCTGATCACCGAGGCGGGCACCGATCCCGACTCGGGTGCGGTGACGTTCGCGACGACTGAGTTGTTCCTGGAGCGATTGGGCCTGTCGTCGCTGACCGACCTGCCCGACATCGCCCCCCTGCTGCCCGACGTCGACGTGATCGACGACTTGAGTGAAAGCCTGGATAGTGAACCGCGTTTCATGAAACTCGGCGGTGCGCCGGCGAGCGATCAGCCGCTGGCCTTCGATGTGGACCACCTCTGA